The nucleotide sequence TAATCACTATAACAGCGTTACACGACATGTAGCAAAAACAATTTGTACGAAGATATCTATTTCAACAAGCATCTTTTAAAACAATCTATTAATCAATATACATACTGTACATCTACCAAAACTCTCCTTGAAAAGGTATGTACAATTTTAATCATAATAGTTATTTGAGTACTAAAATTCCTAAGTACCTACACCAAATATTAACTATATTGGCTTCCTCTATCTACGATATGAAGTAAAGTCGACAGGTCCCATTCGTCAGTTTATTTGGCATATCTATTACACCTGCGGCATCGTTTGGCAATCTTTCCAGTTCGAAATTTACTTAGATATCACAATCTTCTTCACAATCGTCAAAGTTTGTAAATGCACCTTCAACTTTATTATTCGCACCACCATTTTCGTTATTAGATCCATCGGTTTATGAAACACGAATTGCTATCTACACATTACAGTCTCTAAATTCTAGTGCTAGTAGCGGTCTCTTAGTAAAGACATGAACACCATTTTTGTTAAGTTACAgttcttttttaaatttggCTTATTGAGCCACATGACTGACGTCTTCTGGTCACTTGTTTCCAGAACCGTTTCTCGAATTGTTTCTCCTGGAAAATATTACAGTTAACACACAATACATAATAGATTAGTCTAAAAATTTTCTTGTCTGATGAGAGCCTGAAAAGGCAGCGTCAGACAAAAAAGTGAGTTGCATAGTGTTTTATTGTGATCTATTGCTCTATGCAAGATGTGAGTTCTATATTTtgaatactaaataatttagtGACATCTATTGAAGGTAAAGAAGAGCGCAGGCTGGTAACAACTGCAGCGACCAAAAAAACAAACAAGGATATCAAAAAAGGAAGGGCATAGCAGGATGAAGAATTAAAAGCGCAATGAATTTttggtaaaaatatatttttgagaaCACTCGTTCCAATCAAAATGGACAGATCAGTTCAACAAACAACCAACAAAACAAAGAATTTAGCATAATTTCGAAAGCTggatttaaactttaataattctAAGATTTAATTAAGCAAGGACAGAACAATTGACATGAGCTCTTTAGTGCCAAATATTCGAAAGTCGAATAACAATTTTTCCAAATATCAAGAACGTTTAAGCGAATATAATTCATCaaaaacatgaaatatttttatactaaaaatgtttagttataCTTTTAACAATGGCATTCGATTCCAAAAGGTCTAATGATTAAAAGGCAATTTCATTGGCCAATACATTGACTATAGTTTCACGCACAATCTCACTACTTATCGTATTACACTTACCTAAGAATTTTTCACTCAAACagtatttttcttcaatctcaagattaattttattaataaaaaggcttaacaatttttattgaatcattattttaatgtagtttttttactaaactatacaatttagGCAGTGTCAAACCTTGGATATTTTTCTTGACAAAGTTACCACAAAGTTATGTTTTTCTTTGACTAGTTttggaattattaaaaattatattcacACTTTAACCAAGAAGTGTTTGGTAATGGTTTCACTACAAAATGTTGAGTAAGAAAGTTTTTCCATTAGTTATACACGTTACTTATCTTTTTTCTATGAATAGTATTAAAATGTCCAATTAAAGATAAAATCCCCAGAAATTCAAGTAGGTACCACCAATGCTCCAGACAATCCAAGCCCTAACGGAGAACCCAAATGAAAAAACTTCCTGGGTTTAAATCCAGCTGATTGGCACATAGAAGCCTGTGTGTGTGCGGGTGCGTTACACATAGCCATTGACAAAGCAAATCTTGTAATATCCGTTGTTGCTCACAGTGGTGCGGCGAGGCGAGAACGGACGAGACGAGCCGAGTAGCAGCGGCTCGCGGCGGGGGCTATCGGACGACGCGCGGCGCCGAAGGAAACCCATTCTGGATACAGAAACAGTCTTATTCTATAGCTGTCATTCGTGATTTTTCTTCGTTATAAATTCTGATATTTGCACAGTATAAGGCCTTCAAGCAACCATCAAGATACGAGAAAATATGTCTATTACAGGAATTTTGGTTTAAGGTAGGTTGCTCATGTACGAGTATTCCATTAATCTTTTTATTCCATTAATTCACATGCACATAAGTCATAGAACTGATGGCGGCTGGGGCAAAAAAGTTCTGCCCCAGTGGCCAGAAGCATTTGGTTCTGGATGCGtgcggcgtaggaccggtcgttatggtaATTCTTGAGAGAGGTAGATAGGTAGTGGAtgtaatttggctgaaacgaacaagaTTCCAATTAGAAGATTTCACTATTCTTTAGTATTGAGACAGTGATTACTCACATCTTCCCGTTCTGGCACAGAGACCGCGTCCGCGAACGCATCATCTGAGCTTCCACTCGTGCCAGTTGCTCCATCTCCATAAGCTTCGTTTCGTTTTCTGGAACTGCACACAAAATAAAAACGTTGAAAGCATTTAGGGTTGTCTGTTGTGAGGTGAAGTGAGTGGTCGTCATGCATTTTTTATGTGAATTCTTTAAGAGTATGGTGGTGGAAAGAGGCTATTCCAGTTAATGAAAGACTTGTTAAGCCGGTGCATAGTAGGTAGACTATTTTGCTGGCACAACATGACCATTAATTGTCTGTGTTGATGCACGAATTCCTGCCAGCAATTTTGCTAGCTTTAAAATACGATATGACGTGAACATTTTCATAGGTTTTCATTTCAACCATTTATGATAAGTTAATAACAATAACTATATCAATGGTGTCTTTGTGGGTCTACCAATTCCGGACTTCTGAGGGTGCAATCTTAATGTAGATTAGTTTAAGGGGTTAACGTtactattagtaatttatgcattactagctttccacccgcggcttcgcccgcgtggaaatttgtctgtcacagaaaaaccttatcgcgcgcgtccgtgtttcaaaaaccgggataaaaactatcctatgtcctttcctgggactcaatctatctctatgccaaatttcatcaaaatcgcttcagtggtttaagcgtgaaagcgtgacagacagacagacagacggacagacagacagacagagttactttcgcatttataatattagtatagaagatTACATGGTGGGGTGGCAATAATTATATAGGACAGAGCTTTATTAAATATCTCAAGTATACTCACGCTTCCAAGCATATACAGAACTGCGCGAAGTAGTATGCGGGGCGGTGCGGCGCGGATGCGCGCGGCACAGCGTCACCGCGTCCGCGCTCGCCACGCGCCGCAGGAGCGAGCGCTGGCACGCCGCGCGAAACGACCAGGGGTCGGACCCGCCATCCCGTGCCCGAAACGGCTCCATGGTCTGCAGATATGGAAACAGCACATTGTTATACTTCAACTAgattttgcctgcggcttcacccgcgtgtaatttcgtttgtcacagatcgtcataaattatagcctaattatgttattctaggttataaacaatattgATCATATTTTAAGTAACGTCAATCAGGCCTTAGGTACAACAATCCCTCTCCATCTATCTGATCACAATACTGCCCAAATATTAACATTT is from Ostrinia nubilalis chromosome 2, ilOstNubi1.1, whole genome shotgun sequence and encodes:
- the LOC135078114 gene encoding uncharacterized protein LOC135078114, translated to MAVITMEPFRARDGGSDPWSFRAACQRSLLRRVASADAVTLCRAHPRRTAPHTTSRSSVYAWKLPENETKLMEMEQLARVEAQMMRSRTRSLCQNGKIMGFLRRRASSDSPRREPLLLGSSRPFSPRRTTEKQFEKRFWKQVTRRRQSCGSISQI